In the genome of Rhodoferax sp. BAB1, one region contains:
- a CDS encoding ATP-dependent helicase, with protein MSSSPSHGLNVAQQDAVNFLHGPCLVLAGAGSGKTRVITHKIGRLIQAGLEPKRIAAITFTNKAAAEMRERAKGLIGKAAKDVRICTFHALGVHLLREDGEAVGLKPKFSILDSDDVTSILKDAGGSTDAATARQWQWAISLWKNLGLNAEQAEAQAKDDNERITARIMARYEERLAAYQSVDFDDLIGLPLKLLRDHPEVRAKWQKIMGHILVDEYQDTNATQYELLKLMVPEDPTLARFTAVGDDDQSIYGWRGATLDNLKKLPVDFPTLKVIKLEQNYRSTGAILQAANNVIGPNPKLFPKKLWSDLGEGEPVRVVDADSEEHEAERMVARIQSLRSESQHKEFRHFAVLYRANHQARVLEQALRKAQIPYKVSGGQSFFDRAEIRDLCAWFRLWVNNDDDPAFLRAVTTPKRGIGHQTLQSLGTFAGQYKLSLFEALFSSSLPSVLNARAVGSLHEFGRYVNDLEYRARHTEGAEDAMVFLMDWLKDIGYEKHLYDGEDSEKLAASRWTNVLDFCDWMAKRCGGEIDDTAGVTLASEKKSLLEVAQTISLLSTISERDKDQDVVTLSTLHAAKGLEWPHVMMVGVTEGMLPFKLDEGADSLGGSTREHEAVNESVALRLQEERRLMYVGITRAQRTLAVSWPKKRKKGREMVSVMPSRFIAEMALNQATTREDPREKLRALRAEFAKKAQDTAAAQALAGGAA; from the coding sequence ATGTCGTCATCCCCCTCCCACGGTCTCAATGTCGCACAGCAGGACGCTGTCAACTTTCTCCACGGCCCCTGCCTGGTGCTGGCCGGCGCCGGTTCCGGCAAGACGCGGGTCATCACGCACAAGATCGGCCGTCTGATCCAGGCCGGGCTGGAACCCAAGCGCATTGCCGCCATCACCTTCACCAACAAGGCCGCGGCCGAGATGCGCGAGCGCGCCAAGGGCCTGATCGGCAAGGCCGCAAAGGACGTGCGCATCTGCACCTTCCACGCCCTGGGCGTGCACCTGCTTCGGGAAGACGGCGAGGCCGTGGGCCTGAAGCCGAAGTTCTCCATCCTGGACAGCGACGACGTCACCAGCATCCTGAAGGACGCGGGCGGCAGCACCGACGCGGCCACCGCACGCCAGTGGCAGTGGGCCATCAGCCTGTGGAAGAACCTGGGGCTGAACGCCGAGCAGGCCGAAGCCCAGGCCAAGGACGACAACGAACGCATCACCGCGCGCATCATGGCGCGCTACGAGGAGCGCCTGGCCGCCTACCAGAGCGTGGACTTCGACGACCTGATCGGCCTGCCATTGAAACTGCTGCGCGACCACCCCGAGGTGCGGGCCAAGTGGCAGAAGATCATGGGCCACATCCTGGTCGACGAATACCAGGACACCAATGCCACGCAGTACGAACTGCTCAAGCTCATGGTGCCGGAGGACCCGACCCTGGCGCGCTTCACCGCCGTGGGCGACGACGACCAGTCCATCTACGGCTGGCGCGGCGCCACGCTGGACAACCTGAAGAAACTGCCGGTGGATTTCCCCACCCTGAAGGTCATCAAGCTGGAGCAGAACTACCGCTCCACCGGCGCCATCCTGCAGGCCGCCAACAACGTGATCGGCCCCAACCCCAAGCTGTTTCCGAAAAAGCTCTGGAGCGATCTGGGCGAGGGCGAGCCGGTGCGCGTAGTAGACGCCGACAGCGAGGAGCACGAGGCCGAGCGCATGGTGGCGCGCATCCAGAGCCTGCGCTCGGAGTCGCAGCACAAGGAATTCCGCCACTTTGCCGTGCTCTACCGCGCCAACCACCAGGCCCGCGTGCTGGAGCAGGCCCTGCGCAAGGCGCAGATTCCCTACAAGGTCTCGGGCGGCCAGAGCTTCTTCGACCGCGCCGAGATCCGCGACCTTTGCGCCTGGTTCCGCCTGTGGGTCAACAACGACGATGACCCGGCCTTCCTGCGCGCGGTCACCACGCCCAAACGCGGTATCGGCCACCAGACCCTGCAGTCCCTGGGCACCTTTGCCGGCCAGTACAAGCTGAGCCTGTTCGAGGCCCTGTTCTCCAGTTCCCTGCCCTCGGTGCTCAACGCGCGTGCGGTCGGCAGCCTGCACGAGTTCGGCCGGTACGTGAACGACCTCGAATACCGCGCCCGCCACACCGAAGGCGCCGAAGACGCCATGGTCTTCCTGATGGACTGGCTGAAGGACATCGGCTACGAGAAGCATCTCTACGACGGCGAGGACAGCGAAAAGCTGGCCGCGTCGCGCTGGACCAATGTGCTGGATTTCTGCGACTGGATGGCCAAGCGCTGCGGCGGCGAGATCGACGACACCGCCGGCGTGACGCTGGCCAGCGAGAAGAAGTCGCTGCTGGAAGTGGCGCAGACCATCTCCCTGCTCTCGACCATCAGCGAGCGCGACAAGGACCAGGACGTGGTGACGCTCTCCACCCTGCACGCCGCCAAGGGCCTGGAGTGGCCGCACGTGATGATGGTGGGCGTGACCGAAGGCATGCTGCCCTTCAAGCTGGACGAGGGCGCCGACTCGCTCGGGGGTTCGACGCGCGAGCACGAGGCCGTCAACGAGAGCGTGGCGCTGCGCCTGCAGGAGGAGCGCCGCCTGATGTACGTGGGCATCACACGGGCCCAGCGCACGCTGGCCGTGAGCTGGCCCAAGAAACGCAAGAAAGGCCGCGAGATGGTCAGCGTGATGCCCAGCCGTTTCATCGCCGAAATGGCGCTGAACCAGGCCACGACCCGGGAAGACCCGCGCGAAAAACTGCGCGCCCTGCGTGC